The DNA region tttgtgtgtcttaattatttaatcaaaccgtgtgcttaaagcatcagacaagctcagtgcatatatAGTTGGTTTTATTCAAACACATGGGGGGTGGggtctgtctatttatggaaaaataagTTTAAACATTTCGACAGGAACAGGACAACACTCGTCgaccaatattttttttatagttGGGGACAGCCCTAGTTTTATTGCTTGTCTATCATTCATTATTGCTTGTCTATTATTGTCTATCATTCATGTTGGATTCTGTGTTAAACAGCAGAATAAGGGTTAGTAAATGGATGTCTTGTGTTTGTATTGTAGTGGGTGGTGTGTCATCTTCGTCCAGGCTGGGCAGCAGTAGGAGCAGCAGCTCTGGTGAATCAGTAGCCCAGAACCACTCAGGGATGTCCCCTAACCCAGAAGCAgtcagctccctctctcttcccactaACGGAGACCTGGGGGTGGGACCCTCCTGTAGCCCCCTGAACAGGCCCTCCCTCAGCTCCCCAGGGCCCTGCTCGTCCCCTCTCACCCCCCCATCCCCTTGCCCGGCCAGCCACAGCCAGACTTCCCCGCCTCCCAGACCCAGCCCAAGTCTTGGACAGAGCCACTGGGGGGCCACTGGTGTACAACTTCCCCATAGGACCCAGAGGGAAgccacctctaccaccactcCTACCCCAGACTCTCGGTCTAGAGGGAGGGAGACCGTGCCACCACAGCCCCAGGCTAAGAAGGCTGCCCCTAAACCAGTATGGGAAGCACCAGTATCGGTGCTTCCCAGGATACCAAAGATAAAACGGGAGAGTGGTGGGCTAACGAATGGCAGTGTCAGTAGGGGGGGTAGTAGTAGCCGTGCTAATGGTAATGGCTTCCCTGAGGCCTGTGTGAACAGCCTGGGTGGGAACAGGGGTAGGCAGCCAAGGGTGGATCAGCAGCAGCAGGGCAGGACAGAGggccagacacagagacagagaccagagcAAGCAGGCTCTTCGTCTGCCTTCTCCAGCTCCTTTTCCTCTTCCTCTGATTCCCCAGCCAACCCGGCATTGGCATCCACAGTGTGCTTCCGGATCAATGCCAGTGGGAATGCGTGGCACGCCCGACAGCTTAACAACGCCTCAGCAATGTTTGCCACCGGCAACAGTCAAGAACCACTGTCCACGGAAGAAGAGGCggtgaagaggagaagagaggagcgcAGCAGCAAACAGAGGCCCCTggccacctcacacacacaggtcaaagaggaggagggggatataTACGACCCCTTCCACCCAACAGGCTCAGACTCCAACGCCTCAGAAAGTGAAGGAGAGAGCCATGCTGGGGGGAAACTATCCATGGCGCACAAGGAATGTACCATCTACCAGGTGAAAGCTGAGGCACTGGAAAATAGGGTGTCACTGGAGAGGGATGAGGGCTCAGGAGAAGTTCTGGATGTGAAGAGCGAGGCAGACACGGCAAAGCCTGGTCACGGCCCACACAACGCACCCAGGTCTGGGATGACTGGCACCAGCACACCCCTGTCCCAGAGCCATGTCCctgggaagaaggagaggaaagaacaAGGGGGCAAGAATCGAGAGCCCCAGAGCCAGAAGACTGATCATTTCTCATCCAGCTCAGCTTCCAGCCACCACAGCAACAAGATGGTGAAGACCGAGATCAAgtcagagccccaggacagcccCCCCAAGTCCCTGTCCAGGTCTAAATCAAACTCCAGGCCCTCAGGCCATGGGAGGAAAACATCCAAAGGTGGGGAGTCTTCCACGGAACGGGGGTCCACCTCAAACAGCCCGGAGgcaggcaggagaagaggagacaagGCCCCGGAGCAgcaagggaggaagaggggagacaAGGAGggtaagagaggagaagaggggggtgagagaaggTCCAGGCGTTCAGAatcgagggagaggagactgctTTGTTCTCCATCAGACAGCTCCACTTCTGAGACCTCTGAGAGGTCTCGCAAGAAGAAGAGACGGTCATGCTCGCTCTCCAAAGACAGGAGGCGCTCCAGGTACTAATGTAATTCTGTGATAATGTAAATTCTGTGTGCAGTGATTTTGTGGGCttttaataataatataataaattaTGAAATGTATTCTAGTATATACTGTTATTATAATAACTCATATTATTATTTTGATTTAGGTCGAGGTCAGGGTCCGGCTCCAGCAGCAGAGAGCGGTCCCAGAGTAGGAAGCAGAAgatggggagcagggagaggaacGACAgcagaggaagtgagagagagaagggtcgGCCATCAAATGCCAAGAAGCGAGGTCACTCGCAGTCTCGCTCGCGGTCcaggtccagggagaggaggaaagaccaCTCACGATCACAACCATCATCCTCTGGGTCAAAAAACAGGTTTGAGGTGCGGTCAAAAGACAAGAAGAGGCCGAGGTCCAGGTCGCGgtccagagagaggagaaaagaagagGGGTCGTCACAGGGAACACACAGACCAGGGTCTTTCTCAACCACCTCCTCCAAAGAGCTAGAAGAACAGAAAGAAAAGATAAAAGAGAAAGTGCTTActctgaaagaggagagagaggctgaagaAGACAGAAAAGAGCGAGAGATCAAACAAGAGATGCCTTCTTCTTCAGGACTCAAACctcactctgtcctctctgtctgccaGGTGAAAAAGGAGAGTGACGGCAATGAATTTAGAACAGAGAAGCACGCCTCTCTCTCAGCAAAACTGCTCAAGGAGTCGAAGCTGCTCAAAGAAATCAAAAAAGAGATACTGCCTGCCTTTGATATGTTTGAAGAATCACTGGATAGTAAACCAATCAAGGAAGAAAAACCTCTGTCAATGTTCAGCGAGTTCAAGGACTTGCAAGAGCACAAGGAGATCAAAAAGGAAAAACCTCCCCCCTCCATAAATGAGGTGTGCGCCCTCCCCACCTCAGACATAACCGAACAAAAAGACCAGGTATTAAAGGAAACCAAGACTGAGCCCATCTGGCCTGAGCTGCCTCAACAACTGACCTCCATCATCACTGTTCCCCCCACAGGCCAACCCAGCCCCAGCTTCTCAACACTCCGCACCAACCCTGTCCCTGCTCCTTCTCAGGCTGCAGTGACTACAGCCGGCCAGCAGGTGGCCCCATCCCTGCCTCTAGTACCAAAGGCCCTCACAGAGACCCCTCCATCTGTCCAAACCATCCCAGTGAAGGAAGAAGTAGAGGAGCATTCCGACTATGAACTTGATGACATGGACGTGGACATGATGCTGGACAGTCTGGACTATGTGAAGAGTGAGAAAGCAGAgccaggaggagagaaaggggaggctgAGGTTAAAGAGGCGAAGGAGGGCGAAGAGGTGAAGACAGTCACGCCAGGTGTTAAAGCCAAACCCTCGGCGAAGAGAGTCACCTGGAACCTACAGGAACCAGATGGACCACAGCCAGAGAAGACTGGTAGTAGTGAGTATTATTGTACATTTTCAAATATTCTACCTTTTCTATTATTGTTGTTGCGTTGTTGAGAGGTGAACCTCCATGTAAGCATGTCATTGTACTGTGTACACCAAGTGTTCCTGTGCATATGACAAAGAAACGTAATTAATTTTGTATACAATTTTAGCCTACCACAATCTGGATTGACCCAATCAGAGCCCTTTAATGTTTTTCTAGTCAGCTGTTTGACTCCGGTTCAGAAACTACCTCTAATTAACATAACACAGAGAGGGTCATAGggtgtgtgttttctctgtctCAGAGCTGGCCCTCTACAAACTGAAGCTCAAACAGGAGGGAGCTCGCAGACCTGCCTCCTCCGCCCAGGCTTCCAATCAGGTATGGCTCAGCCACCTCGTCACACCTCTTCCTTACTTCTCAGAAACATAGATGCATTCGTGCCTACTCACCTAGATAACTATTTTGTGCTTCAGGCCTGTACTGCTGTATGCTGCCTTTCTTTCCTGCTAATAtctgcactgaacaaaaatataaacgcaacatgtaaagtgttggtttcatgagcggaactaaaaatcccagaaatgtcgtactcacaaaaagcttattcctctcaaatgttgtgcacaaatttgtttacatccctgttttgTGAGCATttatcttttgccaagataatccatccaaggtgtggcatatcatagctgattaaactgattaaacagcatgatcattacacaggtgcaccttgtgctgggggcaataaaaggccactttaaatgTGCTATTTTGTCACACAGTTTTGCCACAGATGTCtcgaattctgattggctgggcctggctccccagtgtgtgggcctggctgccaagtgggtgggcccatggctgcaccccagctcagtcatgtgaaatgtatttatttgaattgactgatttccttatttgaactgtaactcagtaaactctttgaaattgttgcacgttgcgtttatatttttgttcagtgtagatatgATCAATGTTTTCCCTCTTCTTTTTTTTTGACACTGAGAAAATTTCAGGTCTACTGAGTtcaaattctgtgcaacttccagcgcgtgtttactgtgaacactgaggctgtacccgctttaattTTGTTTTTATActggtcaagtaggctactgtggctttTTGATGATAATGTAtgtctaccagagtggcctaccatcaaaaacaatggacaaAATGCATcccattttaacatggaaatagctgttctatcattcagcctacaatgtaggcctacattccatgagactttagAAAAAAACATGCATGGCTGGACACTAACCtatttatccacttgtccttcagacaaggaggtgactgaaaatgttgttgtttgatgcagaaaaccactttacaaaataaaatgtattattatttccataccattattacagagaatcagacacattatgctaccctctgcctattggctatttggctgtctcaaaatacaacggCCCT from Oncorhynchus mykiss isolate Arlee chromosome 1, USDA_OmykA_1.1, whole genome shotgun sequence includes:
- the phrf1 gene encoding PHD and RING finger domain-containing protein 1 isoform X1, with the translated sequence MDEEDSQDELINRNATHGKGKRPALWAISDEDSDDGGEESEEGASDSGEEEHLDGEEDEEDDSDDDEEEDAVKEVEGAVGGVSADLAGLSSDEDTEKCPICLNSFHSQPVATPESCKHYFCLDCILEWSKNANSCPVDRIVFNNIYLRKCYGGKVQKMITVQKPVKEGQEEVIDLELEQTSCEVCGGSDREDRLLLCDGCDAGYHMECLTPPLDAVPVEEWFCPECQANNRHSRGSEELSDVESLSSARPTTSRSRPRTTGPTRAIARTQQSERVRASVNRHRITQARTAQIAPSFLMPQSTWLDDTINAVVAGLNTAVYIRDLTPRAPSSRRRRTVKRRKGSSKRSSGEKGKAAGTGGKRRKRRVRRSKSRRKMVVKKEPTSRGRIAHNLGIGKPKWGSSLPSVYRPTETTLGSMRADIGAASLSVYGDPFDLDPFTDRNEEEEEHASAMTSLLEAKRHGLSRSALRSHQPVARPITAGLSRRGPSLPQVAALAPVPDLLGSILSGQSMLLMDSSDVVINRDGSLKATKPVGGVSSSSRLGSSRSSSSGESVAQNHSGMSPNPEAVSSLSLPTNGDLGVGPSCSPLNRPSLSSPGPCSSPLTPPSPCPASHSQTSPPPRPSPSLGQSHWGATGVQLPHRTQREATSTTTPTPDSRSRGRETVPPQPQAKKAAPKPVWEAPVSVLPRIPKIKRESGGLTNGSVSRGGSSSRANGNGFPEACVNSLGGNRGRQPRVDQQQQGRTEGQTQRQRPEQAGSSSAFSSSFSSSSDSPANPALASTVCFRINASGNAWHARQLNNASAMFATGNSQEPLSTEEEAVKRRREERSSKQRPLATSHTQVKEEEGDIYDPFHPTGSDSNASESEGESHAGGKLSMAHKECTIYQVKAEALENRVSLERDEGSGEVLDVKSEADTAKPGHGPHNAPRSGMTGTSTPLSQSHVPGKKERKEQGGKNREPQSQKTDHFSSSSASSHHSNKMVKTEIKSEPQDSPPKSLSRSKSNSRPSGHGRKTSKGGESSTERGSTSNSPEAGRRRGDKAPEQQGRKRGDKEGKRGEEGGERRSRRSESRERRLLCSPSDSSTSETSERSRKKKRRSCSLSKDRRRSRSRSGSGSSSRERSQSRKQKMGSRERNDSRGSEREKGRPSNAKKRGHSQSRSRSRSRERRKDHSRSQPSSSGSKNRFEVRSKDKKRPRSRSRSRERRKEEGSSQGTHRPGSFSTTSSKELEEQKEKIKEKVLTLKEEREAEEDRKEREIKQEMPSSSGLKPHSVLSVCQVKKESDGNEFRTEKHASLSAKLLKESKLLKEIKKEILPAFDMFEESLDSKPIKEEKPLSMFSEFKDLQEHKEIKKEKPPPSINEVCALPTSDITEQKDQVLKETKTEPIWPELPQQLTSIITVPPTGQPSPSFSTLRTNPVPAPSQAAVTTAGQQVAPSLPLVPKALTETPPSVQTIPVKEEVEEHSDYELDDMDVDMMLDSLDYVKSEKAEPGGEKGEAEVKEAKEGEEVKTVTPGVKAKPSAKRVTWNLQEPDGPQPEKTGSKLALYKLKLKQEGARRPASSAQASNQEAALGNTSLTDPKVQSTKRASVSLVLPSALSSSNSLPQVGLSKPVQGEPNEALGEDDASRNDNYIKKLHMQERAIKEVKLAIKPFYQKKDITKDEYKEIVRKAVQKVCHSKSGEINPVKVANLVKAYVDKYKHDRKHRKGEEEAETDRTNDPETP
- the phrf1 gene encoding PHD and RING finger domain-containing protein 1 isoform X2; this encodes MDEEDSQDELINRNATHGKGKRPALWAISDEDSDDGGEESEEGASDSGEEEHLDGEEDEEDDSDGDDEEEDAVKEVEGAVGGVSADLAGLSSDEDTEKCPICLNSFHSQPVATPESCKHYFCLDCILEWSKNANSCPVDRIVFNNIYLRKCYGGKVQKMITVQKPVKEGQEEVIDLELEQTSCEVCGGSDREDRLLLCDGCDAGYHMECLTPPLDAVPVEEWFCPECQANNRHSRGSEELSDVESLSSARPTTSRSRPRTTGPTRAIARTQQSERVRASVNRHRITQIAPSFLMPQSTWLDDTINAVVAGLNTAVYIRDLTPRAPSSRRRRTVKRRKGSSKRSSGEKGKAAGTGGKRRKRRVRRSKSRRKMVVKKEPTSRGRIAHNLGIGKPKWGSSLPSVYRPTETTLGSMRADIGAASLSVYGDPFDLDPFTDRNEEEEEHASAMTSLLEAKRHGLSRSALRSHQPVARPITAGLSRRGPSLPQVAALAPVPDLLGSILSGQSMLLMDSSDVVINRDGSLKATKPVGGVSSSSRLGSSRSSSSGESVAQNHSGMSPNPEAVSSLSLPTNGDLGVGPSCSPLNRPSLSSPGPCSSPLTPPSPCPASHSQTSPPPRPSPSLGQSHWGATGVQLPHRTQREATSTTTPTPDSRSRGRETVPPQPQAKKAAPKPVWEAPVSVLPRIPKIKRESGGLTNGSVSRGGSSSRANGNGFPEACVNSLGGNRGRQPRVDQQQQGRTEGQTQRQRPEQAGSSSAFSSSFSSSSDSPANPALASTVCFRINASGNAWHARQLNNASAMFATGNSQEPLSTEEEAVKRRREERSSKQRPLATSHTQVKEEEGDIYDPFHPTGSDSNASESEGESHAGGKLSMAHKECTIYQVKAEALENRVSLERDEGSGEVLDVKSEADTAKPGHGPHNAPRSGMTGTSTPLSQSHVPGKKERKEQGGKNREPQSQKTDHFSSSSASSHHSNKMVKTEIKSEPQDSPPKSLSRSKSNSRPSGHGRKTSKGGESSTERGSTSNSPEAGRRRGDKAPEQQGRKRGDKEGKRGEEGGERRSRRSESRERRLLCSPSDSSTSETSERSRKKKRRSCSLSKDRRRSRSRSGSGSSSRERSQSRKQKMGSRERNDSRGSEREKGRPSNAKKRGHSQSRSRSRSRERRKDHSRSQPSSSGSKNRFEVRSKDKKRPRSRSRSRERRKEEGSSQGTHRPGSFSTTSSKELEEQKEKIKEKVLTLKEEREAEEDRKEREIKQEMPSSSGLKPHSVLSVCQVKKESDGNEFRTEKHASLSAKLLKESKLLKEIKKEILPAFDMFEESLDSKPIKEEKPLSMFSEFKDLQEHKEIKKEKPPPSINEVCALPTSDITEQKDQVLKETKTEPIWPELPQQLTSIITVPPTGQPSPSFSTLRTNPVPAPSQAAVTTAGQQVAPSLPLVPKALTETPPSVQTIPVKEEVEEHSDYELDDMDVDMMLDSLDYVKSEKAEPGGEKGEAEVKEAKEGEEVKTVTPGVKAKPSAKRVTWNLQEPDGPQPEKTGSKLALYKLKLKQEGARRPASSAQASNQEAALGNTSLTDPKVQSTKRASVSLVLPSALSSSNSLPQVGLSKPVQGEPNEALGEDDASRNDNYIKKLHMQERAIKEVKLAIKPFYQKKDITKDEYKEIVRKAVQKVCHSKSGEINPVKVANLVKAYVDKYKHDRKHRKGEEEAETDRTNDPETP
- the phrf1 gene encoding PHD and RING finger domain-containing protein 1 isoform X3, which gives rise to MDEEDSQDELINRNATHGKGKRPALWAISDEDSDDGGEESEEGASDSGEEEHLDGEEDEEDDSDGDDEEEDAVKEVEGAVGGVSADLAGLSSDEDTEKCPICLNSFHSQPVATPESCKHYFCLDCILEWSKNANSCPVDRIVFNNIYLRKCYGGKVQKMITVQKPVKEGQEEVIDLELEQTSCEVCGGSDREDRLLLCDGCDAGYHMECLTPPLDAVPVEEWFCPECQANNRHSRGSEELSDVESLSSARPTTSRSRPRTTGPTRAIARTQQSERVRASVNRHRITQARTAQIAPSFLMPQSTWLDDTINAVVAGLNTAVYIRDLTPRAPSSRRRRTVKRRKGSSKRSSGEKGKAAGTGGKRRKRRVRRSKSRRKMVVKKEPTSRGRIAHNLGIGKPKWGSSLPSVYRPTETTLGSMRADIGAASLSVYGDPFDLDPFTDRNEEEEEHASAMTSLLEAKRHGLSRSALRSHQPVARPITAGLSRRGPSLPQVAALAPVPDLLGSILSGQSMLLMDSSDVVINRDGSLKATKPVGGVSSSSRLGSSRSSSSGESVAQNHSGMSPNPEAVSSLSLPTNGDLGVGPSCSPLNRPSLSSPGPCSSPLTPPSPCPASHSQTSPPPRPSPSLGQSHWGATGVQLPHRTQREATSTTTPTPDSRSRGRETVPPQPQAKKAAPKPVWEAPVSVLPRIPKIKRESGGLTNGSVSRGGSSSRANGNGFPEACVNSLGGNRGRQPRVDQQQQGRTEGQTQRQRPEQAGSSSAFSSSFSSSSDSPANPALASTVCFRINASGNAWHARQLNNASAMFATGNSQEPLSTEEEAVKRRREERSSKQRPLATSHTQVKEEEGDIYDPFHPTGSDSNASESEGESHAGGKLSMAHKECTIYQVKAEALENRVSLERDEGSGEVLDVKSEADTAKPGHGPHNAPRSGMTGTSTPLSQSHVPGKKERKEQGGKNREPQSQKTDHFSSSSASSHHSNKMVKTEIKSEPQDSPPKSLSRSKSNSRPSGHGRKTSKGGESSTERGSTSNSPEAGRRRGDKAPEQQGRKRGDKEGKRGEEGGERRSRRSESRERRLLCSPSDSSTSETSERSRKKKRRSCSLSKDRRRSRSRSGSGSSSRERSQSRKQKMGSRERNDSRGSEREKGRPSNAKKRGHSQSRSRSRSRERRKDHSRSQPSSSGSKNRFEVRSKDKKRPRSRSRSRERRKEEGSSQGTHRPGSFSTTSSKELEEQKEKIKEKVLTLKEEREAEEDRKEREIKQEMPSSSGLKPHSVLSVCQVKKESDGNEFRTEKHASLSAKLLKESKLLKEIKKEILPAFDMFEESLDSKPIKEEKPLSMFSEFKDLQEHKEIKKEKPPPSINEVCALPTSDITEQKDQVLKETKTEPIWPELPQQLTSIITVPPTGQPSPSFSTLRTNPVPAPSQAAVTTAGQQVAPSLPLVPKALTETPPSVQTIPVKEEVEEHSDYELDDMDVDMMLDSLDYVKSEKAEPGGEKGEAEVKEAKEGEEVKTVTPGVKAKPSAKRVTWNLQEPDGPQPEKTGSKLALYKLKLKQEGARRPASSAQASNQVQSTKRASVSLVLPSALSSSNSLPQVGLSKPVQGEPNEALGEDDASRNDNYIKKLHMQERAIKEVKLAIKPFYQKKDITKDEYKEIVRKAVQKVCHSKSGEINPVKVANLVKAYVDKYKHDRKHRKGEEEAETDRTNDPETP